The following are from one region of the Carassius auratus strain Wakin chromosome 13, ASM336829v1, whole genome shotgun sequence genome:
- the LOC113112871 gene encoding ephrin type-A receptor 4-like has translation MALMAGIIYSLTSLFLGICAGLSAPRNPPANEVTLLDSRSVQGDLAWVASPTEGGWEEVSIMDEKNIPIRTYQVCNVMEPNQNNWLRTHWIQRGPAQRIYIEIKFTLRDCNSLPGVIGTCKETFNLYYFESDSDNERYAHESRFEKIDTVAADESFTQVDVGDRIMKLNTEIRDVGVLSHTGFYLAFQDVGACIALVSIHVFYKKCPLAVRNLAQFPDTVTGADTSSLVEVRGSCVNHSEEQEVPKMYCGADGEWLVPIGNCLCNPGYEERNEQCQVCKVGYYRSLSTDDGCRKCPLHSYSMKEGATSCDCDKGYYRSETDPAGMPCTRPPSAPHNLISNVNETSVLLEWSPPVSSGGRQDLTYNVVCKQCVRDTQRCTPCGDDVRYSPQRLSLRSTRVSVHQLQAHTNYTFQIWAINGVSKHSPSLEQATSITITTNQAAPSTVMMVQSKEITRQTLSLFWDEPEKPNGVILEYEVKYYEKDQNERSYRIVKTTSRSTYIKDLTPMTSYMFHVRARTSAGYGEFSAPFEFSTNTVAAPVVGGVISSAVLLLLVAGCVVVLLLVLIITFIITKRRSKYSKTKQAEEKNLQPGVRIYVDPYTYEDPNQAIREFAKEINTSCIKIEKVIGIGEFGEVCSGRLKLPGKREICVAIKTLKAGFTEQQRLDFLSEASVIGQFDHPNIIHLEGVVTKCKPVMIITEYMENGSLDMFLRKNDGRFTVIQLVGILRGIASGMNYLSDMSYVHRDLAARNILVNSNLVCKVSDFGMSRVLEDEPEGAYTTRGGKIPIRWTAPEAITYRKFTSASDVWSYGIVMWEVMSYGERPYWDMSNQDVIKAIEEGYRLPPPMECPLALHQLMLECWMRERADRPKFSQIVNMLDKLIRNPATLKRTAGDASRPHPSTFQHAPSEGSAPSVGSVDEWLKIIGLEQYRENFSTAGFCSLESILPMSHEDLGKMGISCSAHQRKILSSVQELYSGMHHRQDTKVPV, from the exons ATGGCGCTCATGGCCGGGATTATTTACTCACTCACCTCGCTCTTCCTGGGGATTTGTGCAGGTCTGTCCGCTCCGAGGAATCCTCCGGCGAATGAAG TCACGCTGCTGGATTCCAGATCGGTGCAGGGAGATCTGGCATGGGTCGCCAGCCCGACGGAAGGAGGG TGGGAAGAGGTGAGCATCATGGACGAGAAGAACATCCCCATCAGAACATACCAGGTGTGTAACGTGATGGAGCCCAATCAGAACAACTGGCTCAGGACTCACTGGATCCAGCGCGGGCCGGCGCAGCGTATCTACATCGAGATTAAATTCACCCTGCGTGACTGTAACAGCTTGCCCGGCGTCATCGGCACCTGCAAAGAGACGTTCAACCTCTACTACTTCGAGTCTGACTCCGATAACGAGCGTTATGCTCACGAGAGCCGCTTTGAGAAGATCGACACGGTGGCGGCGGACGAGAGCTTCACGCAGGTGGATGTTGGTGATCGGATCATGAAGCTGAACACAGAGATTCGGGACGTCGGTGTTCTGAGCCACACAGGGTTTTATCTGGCCTTCCAGGATGTAGGAGCCTGTATCGCTCTGGTTTCCATTCATGTGTTTTACAAGAAGTGTCCGTTAGCTGTGAGGAACCTAGCACAGTTTCCTGACACGGTAACCGGAGCGGACACATCATCACTGGTGGAGGTGCGTGGCTCCTGTGTGAATCACTCGGAGGAGCAGGAGGTTCCCAAAATGTACTGCGGTGCAGATGGAGAATGGCTGGTGCCCATTGGGAATTGCCTGTGCAACCCTGGATACGAGGAACGGAATGAGCAATGTCAGG TGTGTAAAGTGGGTTACTACAGGTCTCTTTCTACGGACGACGGCTGTCGTAAATGTCCACTGCACAGTTACTCCATGAAAGAAGGAGCTACTTCCTGTGATTGTGACAAAGGATATTACAGATCGGAGACGGATCCTGCTGGCATGCCTTGCACAC GTCCTCCATCTGCTCCTCACAATCTGATTTCTAATGTCAACGAGACGTCGGTGCTGCTGGAATGGAGTCCGCCTGTCTCCTCCGGAGGCCGTCAGGATCTCACCTACAACGTGGTGTGTAAGCAGTGTGTGCGAGACACGCAGAGATGCACACCGTGTGGAGACGACGTGCGATACTCTCCACAGCGGCTGAGTCTGCGCTCCACACGGGTGTCCGTTCACCAGCTGCAGGCACACACCAACTACACCTTCCAGATCTGGGCCATCAACGGGGTGTCCAAACACAGCCCCAGTCTGGAGCAGGCCACGTCCATCACAATCACCACCAACCAGgccg CTCCCTCCACGGTCATGATGGTTCAGAGTAAGGAAATCACGCGCCAGACGCTCTCTCTGTTCTGGGACGAGCCCGAGAAACCCAACGGAGTCATACTGGAGTATGAGGTCAAATACTACGAGAAG GATCAGAACGAGAGGAGTTATCGCATCGTAAAGACGACGTCTCGTAGTACTTATATTAAAGACCTGACTCCGATGACTTCCTACATGTTTCACGTGCGCGCTCGCACCTCCGCGGGATATGGGGAGTTCAGCGCCCCCTTTGAGTTCAGCACTAACACTG TCGCAGCTCCTGTTGTTGGAGGAGTCATAAGCTCTGctgtgctgctgctgttggtggCCGGATGTGTTGTTGTTCTCCTCCTCGTCCTCATCATTACCTTCATCATCACCAAAAG GAGGAGCAAATACAGCAAAACTAAACAGGCGGAGGAGAAAAACCTGCAGCCAG GTGTGAGAATATATGTGGACCCTTACACCTACGAGGACCCCAACCAGGCCATCAGGGAGTTCGCTAAGGAAATCAACACTTCCTGTATCAAGATCGAGAAGGTGATCGGCATCG GTGAGTTTGGCGAGGTGTGCAGCGGCCGTCTGAAACTTCCTGGAAAGCGAGAGATCTGTGTGGCCATCAAAACACTGAAGGCAGGGTTTACAGAGCAGCAGAGGCTGGACTTCCTGAGCGAGGCCAGCGTGATTGGCCAGTTTGACCATCCTAATATCATTCACCTAGAAGGCGTGGTCACCAAAT GCAAACCAGTTATGATTATCACTGAATATATGGAGAACGGCTCACTGGACATGTTTCTCAGA AAGAATGATGGCCGCTTCACCGTTATTCAGCTGGTGGGCATCCTGAGAGGAATCGCATCTGGAATGAATTATCTTTCCGACATGAGTTACGTTCACAGGGATCTGGCAGCACGCAACATCCTAGTGAACAGCAACCTGGTGTGCAAAGTCTCAGATTTTGGGATGTCCAGAGTGCTTGAAGACGAGCCAGAAGGAGCGTATACTACCAGG GGAGGGAAGATCCCAATCCGCTGGACGGCTCCAGAAGCCATCACATACAGGAAGTTCACCTCAGCCAGTGATGTGTGGAGTTACGGCATCGTCATGTGGGAAGTGATGTCATATGGTGAACGACCATACTGGGACATGAGCAACCAGGAT GTGATAAAGGCAATAGAGGAAGGCTACCGGTTGCCGCCGCCCATGGAGTGTCCTCTGGCTCTGCATCAGCTCATGCTGGAGTGCTGGATGAGGGAACGAGCGGACAGACCCAAATTCAGCCAGATCGTCAACATGCTGGACAAACTCATACGCAATCCTGCCACGCTCAAGAGGACGGCGGGAGACGCCAGCAG